A genome region from Nicotiana tabacum cultivar K326 chromosome 13, ASM71507v2, whole genome shotgun sequence includes the following:
- the LOC107820659 gene encoding pentatricopeptide repeat-containing protein At1g28690, mitochondrial-like: MINAKIPKFKSLVPLKETEINHLLWPPKFSSLPLALQHYINSDTPIHGQKIHSYIFKTGYKPNTNICIKLIILRLKSSCLFYARQLFDEMRQPTLSAYNYMISGYVKHGFVLESFDMVKKLCLSGETPDAYTLSMILKGSTSSYAESYSPYIGKQVHAQIFKCVIEGDDVLYTALVDSYVKSGRVDYARRVFDLMLEKDVVCSTSLITGYMNQCYIEDAEDVFSRTTEKDVVVFNAMIEGYSKQVENAKKAIEVYIDMQRLGFRPNISTFASIIGACSALAEFEIGQQVQGQLMKTELIEHVKIGSALIDMYSKCGLVEDARRVFNYMPEKNVFSWTSMIDGYGKNGYPNEALELFSVMQIDHLIVPNYVTFLSALSACAHSGLVAKGREIFESMERDYSMKPRMEHYACMVDILGRSGSLNQALEFVINMTERPDSDVWAALLSSCRLHGDVELANLAANELFKLSSGSRPGAYVALSNALADAGRWDGVSELREIMKIRGISKGTGFSWVGGDSSLKAFFAEQHI; the protein is encoded by the coding sequence ATGATAAATGCCAAAAtacccaaattcaaatctttgGTCCCGTTAAAAGAAACAGAAATTAACCACCTTTTATGGCCGCCAAAATTTTCTTCACTACCGTTAGCTCTACAACACTATATCAATTCCGACACTCCTATACACGGCCAAAAGATCCATTCATACATTTTCAAAACTGGGTACAAACCCAATACCAATATATGCATCAAGCTTATAATACTTCGTTTAAAATCTTCTTGCCTTTTCTATGCGCGCCAATTGTTCGACGAAATGCGTCAACCGACTCTCTCGGCTTATAATTACATGATTTCAGGCTATGTAAAACATGGGTTTGTCTTAGAGTCTTTTGATATGGTTAAAAAGTTGTGTCTTTCTGGTGAAACTCCAGATGCGTATACATTGTCAATGATCTTGAAAGGCTCCACTAGTAGCTATGCCGAGTCATATTCTCCTTATATTGGAAAACAGGTTCATGCCCAGATATTTAAATGCGTCATTGAAGGTGATGATGTGCTGTATACGGCGTTAGTTGACTCGTATGTGAAGAGCGGGAGGGTGGACTATGCGAGGAGAGTGTTTGATTTGATGTTGGAAAAGGATGTAGTTTGCTCGACGTCGTTGATAACAGGGTACATGAATCAGTGTTATATTGAGGATGCTGAAGATGTGTTTAGTAGAACGACAGAGAAAGATGTTGTGGTGTTCAATGCAATGATTGAAGGTTATAGCAAACAAGTTGAAAATGCTAAGAAGGCGATTGAGGTTTACATTGACATGCAACGTTTGGGTTTTAGGCCGAATATTTCTACTTTTGCAAGCATTATTGGGGCTTGTTCTGCTCTAGCAGAATTTGAAATTGGTCAACAAGTTCAAGGGCAGCTCATGAAGACTGAGTTAATTGAGCATGTAAAAATTGGAAGTGCTTTAATTGACATGTATTCTAAGTGTGGGTTGGTTGAGGATGCAAGAAGAGTCTTTAACTACATGCCTGAGAAGAATGTTTTCTCATGGACTTCCATGATTGACGGATACGGGAAAAATGGGTATCCTAATGAGGCACTTGAACTATTTAGTGTAATGCAAATAGATCATCTCATTGTTCCAAACTATGTTACATTTCTAAGTGCTCTCTCTGCATGTGCGCATTCTGGGCTAGTTGCTAAAGGAAGAGAGATTTTTGAAAGCATGGAGAGAGATTACTCTATGAAGCCGAGGATGGAGCATTATGCTTGCATGGTTGATATCTTGGGCCGCTCAGGGAGCTTAAATCAGGCCTTAGAGTTTGTAATTAATATGACTGAAAGGCCAGATTCTGATGTTTGGGCAGCTTTACTCAGTTCTTGTAGACTGCATGGAGATGTGGAATTGGCTAATTTAGCTGCCAATGAACTTTTCAAGCTGAGCAGTGGTAGTCGTCCAGGGGCATATGTTGCCCTATCTAATGCTCTGGCAGATGCTGGGAGATGGGACGGTGTAAGTGAACTTAGGGAGATTATGAAGATTAGAGGAATATCAAAAGGTACAGGCTTCAGTTGGGTTGGCGGTGATAGCAGCTTGAAAGCTTTCTTCGCAGAACAACATATTTAA